The sequence GTTAGTTTTCCTCTGATGGATGTACGAAAACTGATTGAGCAGATGGATAGTGAATTGCGCGCCCTTGGGGCGAGTGGTGAGCTGATCTGTGAGGTAGGAGGCTATCCTGTTTATGCGTACCGGATTGAGAAGGATGGAGGGAAGAAGGTTTATCTCTCGTCCGGAATCCACGGTGATGAGCCTGCTGGTCCACTAGCTTTGCTTGAGCTAATTCAGCGGGGAGGGCTTGATGAGAGCTGCAGTTGGTGCGTTTGCCCGATCTTGAATCCTACTGGCTTAGCTGCGGGCACCCGAGAAAATGCAGAGGGATATGACTTAAATCGTGATTATCTGAGATTCAAAACAGAGGAGGTAAGGGCGCATGCCAAGTGGTTGGAAGGGGTGCAGGCTGATCTAGCCGTATCATTGCATGAAGACTGGGAGAGTACGGGCTTTTACTACTATGAGATC is a genomic window of Rubritalea squalenifaciens DSM 18772 containing:
- a CDS encoding M14 family metallopeptidase produces the protein MDVRKLIEQMDSELRALGASGELICEVGGYPVYAYRIEKDGGKKVYLSSGIHGDEPAGPLALLELIQRGGLDESCSWCVCPILNPTGLAAGTRENAEGYDLNRDYLRFKTEEVRAHAKWLEGVQADLAVSLHEDWESTGFYYYEINQLEDRPERYERIVEAVTPHLPMEPMNLIDDHDVRKPGWIYHHCDADEPENWPEAIYLAKRGCPLSFTFETPSSEELGKRVECHVAAVNSLMQLYHSQR